CTTGATTACCAATGCCAATTGTTGAAAACATCCTGCTATGATACTGTAAGGGTTCTGATATTTTCGAGTGCTGAGATTACATCAGTTACAGCTAAAATATATGACTCCAAGCCTGGAAATCTTCATGTAGTACTAGATTCAACTATGAAGAAGCTTGCAGGAAATGGAACCAGGGGAGATATTTATTCAGTCCCATGGAATTGGAGGGCATTTGTTGACGAATCACCTGATCGTTATTGGCTACAGATAGAAGCTATTGACATCACTGGAAGGTCCACTTCTAGTGAATTGAGGCCATTCTCCATCAATGGTATTACCAAAACTGTCAGCTGGAAATGGAAAGAGTTTTTGGTTATGGGTTGCCAATGGGTTTCAATATATAACCCTGCTTTGTCATCTGTTCTCCTATTGCTCTTCTCTCTACTTCTTATTCCCCAAGTTTTCTGTATATTTTCTAAGAAACATAACATACAAAAGAGCTTGAGCCCTAGTTTTGCAGGAAAGAATGTTGTGGAACTTCTAATTGGTGGTGCATGTTGGATTTTGATGGAGCTTTCAAGAATGACATTGATATGGTCAGGAATCCTTCTATATTTGCTCTTTTTGACATTTTTGCCTTGGTTTTTTGGGCATGTTTTTAGCGGAAATGATGACATGGCATATATGACCCGTGAAGGATGGAAGGTTAAAACTTTTGATGAGAGGAAACAGTTATACCTCGGAGTGCCTGATGTTATGGTGGTTGTTCTACCTCATCTCTGTTTTGTGGTTTTACCAACAGTTTTAGTAATAGCTTCAATGGCAGCAGAGAAAGCAGCATGCAGGTCATATTACCTTTCGTTATCTGGGAAGAAAAAAGATGATAATTTTGAAGTCAATAGGAGACGATCAAAATTTGCAGACTCTTGCAGAATTCTGCGCTTTTTGCGGAAGCGATGGATGAGAAAACTGCTTCTTTTGGCCTGTGTGGTGATCTTGTGGAAACATTGGAAGGTAAACTCTTGGTCCCTTTTCAACTTTCTGGATCCTTTTCCCATGAAGATACATTAGTTATTGCCATAAGTTGCTTAAAGTTATTGAATTATTATGCCATTTTGCTGTTAAACAATCTTCAGTTTTTCTAATTAAGTTATTCTTTTGCAGAGTTGCAGAGCTTTAGTGAAGGCCTATGATATGAACCCGCTTCTTCATGCCCCCGTGTACTGCTTCTTTGTGCCGGTGATCTTAATTTATGCAGTCTACAAGACATCAACAGCCTATACAAAATCGATGAATAGCTGATTTTACCCTCAGtacaatttaattcaattatataGAATTTCTCCCAGATTTTTGGAAGTAGAACACCAAAATCTCTAATTTACTGAGAAGTGTAACATAAGTCTGAAGCCGCTGTGAGGTTCGAAGACGATTGCACGGACTATTGCAACTACATTAGTGTAGAAATGTACTAAACTTATTATGGGGAGATCTCTCTACTTGTTACTTTTACCTGTTAAAAATTTTTTGAGAAGTTTATAATAGAGATTTCAGTGACAGTATTTATGCAATTTTGTGTTTGAGTCTTGTTATTCGTATGTGCGATGAACGATAAAATGGATTTACAGGGACTTCAGAAAATTTCCCAGATGTTTGTATGCTTTGATTGTTGTCAATTGATCACCTCCATTGCTATGTTCCTTTTTACCATGTTGACTTAACTCTAGATTACTAACATTGATTTCACTTACGGATTTATGATTTATGAATTGTATTGTGGTTCATCAAGCAAAATAACAGGGAGATAACCTGTAATTGATTATGACAGAAAAACACCAAgaaatcattatttataaatagatCGGTATGGACAAACCACCTTTTCTTTGTGTTACAaccctgaaaaatataaaatgccaCAACagtctataaaaaaaaaattagttgaaaCAGTTCACTTTGAGGGGGGAAAAATATTCTATTGAAAGAGAACAACATGAAAGTTATTGAAACCATGTAACAACAGAAATACAATATGTAACAAGGCATGTGTGCGCCAAGCTATACAAGCATTGCATCTCACTCCGGAAGTAAATGACTATGTAGAGCTTGAGTTCGCCGCTTCAGCATCTGTTTTTAACAACTCCATAGTAGCATTGAAACTGAATTCACTACCAGGGGTAAATGCTGATTCAAGCTCATCTGCAGTTTGTGTTGTCTTGAATTGGCTCTTCACCTTCAAATTTTCCTGATAATGAAAGCAAGTTGAGGTAGTTTTCGAGGTTTAGACATTGAGAagatatataatatgaaatgaAGCTAAAAGGACATACCTTCTTCACAAAATCGCCTACAGTTATACTGACAATTTCTTCTATAAGGAATTTGGTAACTCGATCTTTCCCGAGTATTTGCAAGAGAAAGCTCTTAGGAACCTGCAGCAGACATCAAATATATCCGAAGACACTGAACATCAGAAGTTTTATAAGAATTACTGTATCAGGTCTAGGAAAggttggaaaaagaaaagataatacATATGCTGTGAAATCAGTGGTCTGAAAatataaaccaaaaacaatACTATGAACTAGACTTTCTCAAATTCAATGACAGCCTCATCCTTTCTGGTGACTTTTTATTGTGTCGATGCTTGTAAACAAGTAAAAGTTATAAAGATGAtcgaatatttttcaaatttcagaGGCACCTCAAAGttaaaacaatacaaacaattggatagtaaaaaaaaatagtgacaaacagaaaagaaaaaattgcttACATTTGAAGTTTTTCCTGGAATCATCCAAAGAATATGCAACAGACAAATTGCTGAAGTTAGTGAACTCGGATAGAAAAGATGTGAAGAAAGAATGGAACAAAGGAGTCGGCATAGTATGCGGGGTTAAACGAAAAGGAGACCAGatggatatataaatttttcacaCTGGTATTTCAGGTTTACCTCCTTTTGTTCTTCGAAACCCTGGAATAGGGGGCGCTGTGCGAGCCATGTTCGTAAGAACATCATCAAATGCCTTCTGTGTTTGCTCTCCAGTCAAGTCCACCCTTACCTAATATGGGAAACTCGTGAGCGTGGCGGCACATATCACTGAAATCCAAAGTATAACTTTGCAATAAAAAGTTCTACACATGGCCAAAACAGCCGTGAATTCTATCTCTCTGTGAATCTGCATCATATGAATTATATCTTTATTAGCGGTAAAAGAAGCGATCCACCTCACTTTCTGAGAGAGATAGGAAGTTAATTCACTCCAAAAGCTTAACCATCATTTTAATTTAGAATAGGTAAGCAAATTCATATGCGCGTTTAGAAGATAAACTATTACTGACAACTATGAGACCAAGATATGGGCTCACTTGAATCTTATCATCATCACGAGACTCAATAACTATCTTCACATCACCCACAGATATGTCATCCTTCTTCTTTTGATCAGAAATTGATGCTTCATAACCTAAAACACACGAAGAAGGCAATGATAGCCAGAACAGCTTGGTTGAACTTGTCGTAGGAAACAGATATTACCTTTATAACCTCAAGcctttgtttaaatatgaaattcaCCTGAACCAACAGCAAAAACAGGCCAAGGCATATGCCTGCAAGTTCTTCCAGAAGGTGTAGATAGCCTGAACTTGGCATTCACCAGGGAAAACAAAACATcagtttttaaatcaaattgaaaTCATTCCGAACCTACGTAAATTGTCCGCACAAGTAATAGCCAGTAAGACACTAAATCATAAGCATTATCAAGAGACGGCCTACAACAGATAAATCGATAGGTGAACTTCACCTTCCAAAATCAACTCCAGAAGCAGCATGAAGAGTGAGATGGTGTGCAGTTCTCTTAAATGGAAACTGGTTGTCTCCTTGCCTTTCAAACATCACCTAATTGACAAATAAACAAATCTCACTTGCAATTGATAGTTACCTAAGAATTTTGTTCATTATACTGTTTAATGTTAATAATGCATTAACTtacataaggaaaaaaaaaaaatctaaccttTTTCTTATCTTAGAACTCATTATCCCTAAAACACATTCTAAGAATCAAGCACAaaattttaagaagaaaaatgcaATAATGCTTTTCATACTGAACTGAAATTGGATAACCTGACAGTGTATAACCaaaaaaatcctttcttttcatgaTGGAAGGAAACACAATCATGAGAAATGAAGCTCATAAAGCATCTAATTTGGAAATCAGcacccaaaataaataaataaataaataaaagaatacctGAGGAAAAAGAGGTTGATTCCAATGGAAAGAGACGTGCGAGCAGAGTGTTGTCATCACCATTGACGCCATGAAGCTTGTCCCAAAGATCAGGAATGGAGTTGGGGCTCTGAAAAACCCTAGCTCATAAATTAAAAGGTGGGAAACTGGCCTTAATTCTATCTTCAACAGCGATATGACGAAACTGCCCTCCTATGTCACCTCGAATTACTGACAGCCCACAACCCTGAGGACTAAAGATTGTTCCAGCGGACACTGTACCTCTATTTATATAGAAAGTTGATAGAAAAGAAGCCTTGTTTTATGAGCATTGGTTTAGTGAGAAGCAATGAAGTAGCTGGTAAAACCCTATTCAGGGTTTCGAGTCCTGAGGTAAAAACCTTGTTTTCTGCAAGAGATTGCACTGATTCGAGGGTTTGGATATGCTATATAAATACTGTTTTTGAGGTCTTGGATGCTATCCAttgattgattttgttaggGTATTGAGTGTAGATTGCTAAATTCTGTTTGAATATGCCCTATTTAGGTTGCTTTCCTGGCCTCTGTTTGACTTTCTTGATACTTGACCTGCCTCAAGATTGAAATGTGTATGCTTATGGATAAAATACTAAGGCTAACAGaacagaaaaattcaaaaactgaGCTCGAGAGCTCAGAAAAACCTCAAACAACCAATGAGGAAGGCCCATTCTGAGTGAAATAAGGACGAGGACGTTGGTCCGGGCATATCTTGCAAGAGCATCTGGCTACGGCATCACACAATCCCTGGGAATGAGTTATATATCAGTCACGAAAGTACGTCTTCATCCTTCTGATTTCCTTGAGCACTCCATCCAGTCTCCATGGACACCCTCACATCTTCGTGAAATGTCACTGAAAACTAAGCTATGACAATCAGTAAACAAGAAGTCGGAGATTCTACACTGTTGACGGCACAGGCTAGTGGAATAGCTTTTTGCTTCTCCATGTAAACTGGACTCTACAATGGTGGCCATGGAACCTGTGCAAGTAGATACGAGTGCTATTAATGACCACAACAACAGGAGCAAAGCTCACACTTGGTGTTGTCATTCGAGGACAAACTTGTGGTGCCCAGGAAGAATCTGAATCTTGTTTATATGGTACAACCTTATTATATATAGTGTGAGTTCTGCGCAACAGAGGAAGAAGTGTTTTGTGGTCATTGTTTCTAATGCATTAGATCCTGTACACTATATTTTCACTCAAAGAGTAATTACGCGTACCGGGTGTCTTCACAGGCATGAACTATTTTCTATGCCTCTTATAACTGGCCAATCACTTGCCTGCAAAATGCTTCACATCACAATTAGTTCTTAAACAGGTCTTCCATATGCCCGTGGAATTAAATTTGACTCTGCGTGCTTTAGTCTCTAAAGGCAAAtcgtataaataattttcactaTACCATCACAGGTGATTGCCTTTTAATGCTCTGATCAGTCGCGGATCCAGTGTTCCACtgctctaaaattttaattttctgtaCGTGCTTTTCTGCTTCTGATCCTTGCGTTTATAATAAATTTGGTCACCCTATTTTTCCTAGAGAGTACATTACTCTAGAATATTCAGTAATGAAAGTGCTGAAGCGATAGATGATGGTGGCCTTTTGCGCAATGCAGATCATAGAAATGACTGAGACCACCTTGGGATACTAGAATTTGGTTCAAATGAAGTTCCATCTCTGTGTGACATGAGTAGCAGGTGACGTACTGGTAGAAGGTGAGAAGCATTTGCCAACTATGTAAATCTTTATTCTTTTATCCTTTTACTAGCATTGTATGAATAAGATCATGTAAACTGAACTTGCTTCATTTACAGGTATTGTCTTCACATTCAATTTTGTAACTATCTCTTTGTGCTGGTTTTGCTTAATGACATGTTGATTAATTTTTTCAGGAAAGTTGCTTCTTTCCTGCTGACTATTAAGTACAAGAGAATTTTTTCCACCAAACGTGCCTTTctacttttgttttatttaaatctttAGAACACCTATCCCAGTCCCTACTAGAGTTATGTGAAATGTTCCAGCCCCTAAggttattcattattattattattttggtgtaTAACCCTTTGTCTTGCATTCGGGTCATTCCACATCACCTAgtttata
The Dioscorea cayenensis subsp. rotundata cultivar TDr96_F1 unplaced genomic scaffold, TDr96_F1_v2_PseudoChromosome.rev07_lg8_w22 25.fasta BLBR01001095.1, whole genome shotgun sequence DNA segment above includes these coding regions:
- the LOC120255593 gene encoding trigger factor-like; protein product: MASMVMTTLCSHVSFHWNQPLFPQVMFERQGDNQFPFKRTAHHLTLHAASGVDFGRLSTPSGRTCRHMPWPVFAVGSGYEASISDQKKKDDISVGDVKIVIESRDDDKIQVRVDLTGEQTQKAFDDVLTNMARTAPPIPGFRRTKGGKTSNVPKSFLLQILGKDRVTKFLIEEIVSITVGDFVKKENLKVKSQFKTTQTADELESAFTPGSEFSFNATMELLKTDAEAANSSST